One stretch of Pedobacter riviphilus DNA includes these proteins:
- a CDS encoding RagB/SusD family nutrient uptake outer membrane protein: MKKYIKYLIVVVLIIATGGCKKSLDLQNKSAYTYDTYFTSDAAINQAVIASYATLLHSGLWAREWYYIFDLLGYDAKNAQPLQGDLLALAQYNFAPNQPQLESMWSSLYRLIMRSNVVINRAQAWAPANATEQANQKQYIAEAKFLRAYAYFNLVNLYGRVPLRKAYIPLPTPEEINLPRAAVADVWAFIEQDLKDAQTDLPISYAAANFGRTTRGAAVALLGKSYLYEKKWGDAVTELSKLTQAPYNYALAPVYNNLFDDPNQNNSASNPETIFQVMNQAWTDWGIGNQYAPFGGQETWGGKASHSARAQEYGFNDWNNVFITTTAVKAFTYTNPQTNGVYVDPRAAYTFYGDAASGGQTQYCQQCSTGPVAFPYATAGYKYLKYEYYNKVASYGGPQSGINGQVIRYADVLLMLAEAYIQQGNTGSQPLALINQVRSRPSVNAPLYISLGSQSQAMAILMRERQLELTGEQSRYFDLIRWGIARQTINSQRQVEDGTQPFLEKNVLLPIPLSEKNANPNVGKDINNDWN; this comes from the coding sequence ATGAAAAAATATATAAAATATCTGATTGTTGTAGTTTTAATAATTGCAACCGGAGGATGTAAGAAAAGTTTGGACTTACAAAATAAAAGCGCATACACTTACGATACCTATTTTACAAGTGATGCAGCTATAAATCAGGCTGTGATAGCCAGCTACGCTACTTTATTGCATTCAGGCTTGTGGGCCCGCGAATGGTATTATATTTTTGACTTGCTGGGTTATGATGCAAAAAATGCCCAACCACTCCAGGGTGACCTATTGGCCCTGGCACAGTATAATTTTGCTCCGAACCAACCACAGCTAGAGTCTATGTGGTCTTCGCTGTACCGGTTAATTATGCGGTCGAACGTTGTAATTAACCGCGCCCAGGCATGGGCGCCCGCCAATGCAACCGAACAGGCTAATCAAAAGCAATATATTGCCGAGGCTAAATTTTTGAGAGCTTATGCCTACTTCAATCTGGTTAATCTGTACGGACGTGTACCTTTACGCAAAGCATATATCCCGCTGCCAACACCAGAAGAAATTAACCTGCCCCGTGCCGCTGTAGCAGATGTATGGGCTTTTATTGAACAGGATTTAAAAGACGCACAGACTGACCTTCCTATTTCATATGCGGCAGCCAATTTTGGGCGTACTACCCGGGGTGCTGCGGTTGCATTGCTTGGTAAATCATACCTTTACGAAAAAAAATGGGGAGATGCTGTTACTGAATTGAGCAAACTGACCCAGGCTCCGTATAACTATGCACTGGCTCCTGTATACAATAACCTGTTTGATGATCCCAATCAGAATAATTCCGCCAGCAATCCGGAGACCATTTTCCAGGTAATGAACCAGGCCTGGACCGATTGGGGTATCGGTAACCAGTATGCCCCATTTGGCGGTCAAGAAACATGGGGTGGGAAAGCAAGCCACTCTGCCCGTGCTCAGGAATATGGTTTTAACGATTGGAATAATGTGTTTATTACCACTACGGCTGTTAAAGCTTTTACCTACACTAACCCACAAACTAATGGTGTTTATGTTGATCCACGCGCGGCTTATACTTTTTATGGAGACGCAGCAAGCGGGGGACAAACTCAATATTGCCAGCAATGCTCAACTGGGCCAGTAGCATTTCCTTATGCAACAGCAGGTTACAAATACTTAAAGTATGAGTACTATAATAAGGTAGCAAGTTATGGTGGTCCACAAAGTGGCATTAACGGGCAGGTAATCCGTTATGCTGATGTGTTACTTATGCTTGCCGAGGCTTATATACAACAGGGTAATACCGGCTCGCAGCCATTGGCACTGATTAACCAAGTGCGTAGCAGGCCAAGTGTTAATGCGCCGCTATATATCAGTTTGGGAAGCCAGTCTCAGGCAATGGCCATACTTATGCGCGAAAGACAATTAGAACTAACCGGAGAACAATCCCGTTATTTTGATCTGATCCGCTGGGGCATCGCAAGGCAGACGATTAATTCGCAAAGACAGGTTGAAGATGGCACGCAACCTTTTTTAGAAAAAAATGTGTTATTGCCTATTCCCTTATCTGAAAAGAACGCAAATCCAAATGTTGGCAAGGATATCAATAATGATTGGAATTAG
- a CDS encoding SusC/RagA family TonB-linked outer membrane protein: MSTKITNLTRLSIAAKIRLLLFLFVSSGVFPVMAQTVNIKGTVTAADGNYPLPGVTVMEKGKQNGVVTGADGSYSLNAATNATLIFSSIGFAKTEIQVNGKTVLNVKLQSDISALNEVVVIGYGTARKKDLIGSVNVIAAKDAGANTNTSAAQLLIGKAPGVQVTNSNGTPGSNAQIIVRGTGSFTNVEPLYVVDGIQSDANLFNTINPQDIDNITILKDAASTAIYGVAAANGVVIVTTKKGKSGSPQVLFDSQVGVSTVRKQLDLLNASDYVNLLKDIAASTNIAVPAKLNTPYVSVDRTDWQKEIFRTALSTQNNATVSGGSEKVTYNLSLGYLTQQAIVKDYNLKRLNSRFSLDEKLGRFHFGQSLNIRYTNTTGQTASIGNAITYAPYQPVYDPAILGGYSILTNVDDNSNAINPLQALGVKTLSSKDLVLYPQIFGEVNIIKGLTLRSQLAGVYGNSTDDSYQIPYVTSNNLAFTRQAGRAFNSYSNYTFENYLSFNRAFGKHNISATAGTSYIDAGSSKYLSVLGTGMLNDNVKDIGVAPTITSQANTSGYYTQFGRAISYYGRLVYTFNDRYTLSGSIRRDGSSNFGPQSRYGNFPGVGFAWRISEESFVKSALPFISDAKFRIGWGRTGNNKFGLTTTQVFTFGGSPTGNLIYSLGENKGFVNGTTVISIANPQLRWEQTDQTDIGLDLGFLNNQLTVALDYYNRKSSGLLVAIPIPTSVGVGGLSGYNSTLITNAADAQNKGFEFQVGYQRKGTDFSYNISVNGAYNQNKTLSLGAQSQTPIIGGYFNSLNGITLTQPGMPIGAFYGYNVDHVASTQAQIDALNAAARQKTGNPNAVYQAGLLPGDFIFKDLNNDGIVDDKDQKMLGSAIPKFIYGFNAGASYKNFDLNIVISGVQGVQLVNSLKFSTENASTGHNASTAILNRWRNPGDIAALPRAGQNVTATGNLRPSDFFVENGAYLRARNVTLGYTFTKKALKAFSGNVLSNLRVYVAAQNLFTITGYKGYDPEISTQTNGGANGGAADYIFNRGIDDGQIPQPRTFLAGVQVGF; encoded by the coding sequence ATGAGCACGAAAATTACCAATTTAACGCGGCTTTCAATAGCAGCCAAAATAAGGCTCCTACTATTCTTGTTTGTTTCTTCCGGTGTCTTCCCAGTGATGGCGCAAACGGTTAACATCAAAGGAACTGTAACAGCTGCAGATGGCAACTATCCACTCCCTGGAGTAACAGTAATGGAGAAAGGAAAGCAAAACGGTGTAGTTACTGGCGCCGATGGTTCTTATAGCCTTAATGCTGCTACAAATGCCACGCTAATATTTTCTTCTATAGGATTTGCAAAGACGGAGATACAAGTAAACGGCAAAACGGTTTTGAATGTAAAACTCCAGAGTGACATTAGCGCCCTCAACGAGGTTGTGGTTATAGGTTATGGAACGGCCCGAAAAAAGGATCTGATAGGCTCGGTAAACGTTATAGCAGCCAAGGATGCAGGTGCTAACACCAATACCAGTGCAGCGCAGCTCCTTATTGGTAAGGCGCCTGGCGTACAGGTAACAAATTCAAACGGAACTCCTGGTTCAAATGCCCAGATTATTGTGCGCGGTACAGGCTCATTTACCAATGTGGAGCCATTGTATGTAGTTGATGGCATACAGAGCGATGCTAATCTTTTTAATACCATCAATCCGCAGGATATTGATAACATTACTATTTTAAAGGATGCAGCCTCTACAGCCATTTATGGTGTTGCTGCTGCCAATGGTGTGGTTATCGTCACCACTAAAAAAGGTAAAAGCGGTTCGCCACAGGTATTGTTTGACTCGCAGGTTGGTGTCTCTACGGTGCGGAAACAACTTGATCTGCTCAATGCAAGCGATTATGTTAATCTGCTGAAAGACATTGCGGCCAGCACTAATATCGCAGTTCCTGCTAAACTCAATACCCCTTATGTATCTGTTGATCGTACCGATTGGCAAAAAGAGATATTTAGAACAGCCCTATCTACCCAAAATAATGCAACTGTAAGCGGTGGCAGTGAAAAGGTAACCTATAACCTGTCTTTAGGTTATTTAACCCAGCAAGCAATTGTTAAAGATTATAACCTAAAAAGATTAAACAGCCGTTTTTCACTTGATGAAAAGCTAGGGCGTTTTCATTTCGGCCAAAGCCTTAATATCCGTTATACCAATACAACAGGGCAAACGGCAAGTATAGGCAACGCGATTACTTATGCACCATACCAGCCAGTATATGATCCAGCTATTTTGGGCGGCTACTCCATTCTAACCAATGTTGATGATAACAGTAATGCCATAAATCCACTACAGGCATTGGGTGTTAAAACTCTTTCAAGTAAAGATTTAGTGTTATATCCGCAAATTTTTGGCGAAGTAAACATTATTAAGGGCCTTACATTAAGATCGCAACTTGCTGGTGTATATGGTAATTCTACGGATGATTCGTATCAGATACCCTATGTTACCTCAAATAACTTGGCTTTTACCCGTCAGGCAGGCCGCGCATTTAACAGTTATTCTAATTATACTTTCGAAAACTACCTTTCTTTTAACCGTGCGTTTGGTAAACATAATATATCGGCAACTGCCGGTACCAGTTACATTGATGCCGGATCGAGCAAATACCTGAGTGTACTGGGTACAGGAATGTTAAACGATAATGTGAAAGATATTGGTGTAGCGCCAACAATAACCAGTCAGGCGAACACATCTGGTTACTATACCCAGTTTGGCCGGGCAATTTCTTATTATGGCCGCTTGGTATATACGTTTAATGACCGTTATACTTTATCAGGAAGTATCCGTCGAGATGGTTCCTCAAACTTTGGTCCTCAAAGCCGTTATGGTAATTTTCCAGGAGTTGGTTTTGCATGGCGGATCAGTGAAGAAAGTTTTGTAAAATCAGCGCTTCCGTTTATCAGCGACGCAAAATTTCGCATAGGCTGGGGTCGTACAGGCAATAACAAGTTTGGTTTAACCACAACACAAGTATTTACTTTTGGAGGTTCACCAACTGGTAATCTGATTTATTCGCTTGGTGAGAATAAAGGATTTGTAAACGGAACAACGGTAATTTCTATTGCAAACCCACAGTTGAGGTGGGAACAAACAGATCAAACTGATATTGGGCTTGACCTTGGTTTCTTGAACAATCAGCTTACTGTAGCCCTCGATTATTATAACCGAAAAAGCAGTGGCTTGCTGGTGGCTATTCCAATACCAACCAGCGTAGGCGTTGGCGGTTTGAGCGGATATAACAGTACCTTAATTACTAATGCTGCAGATGCTCAAAATAAAGGTTTCGAATTTCAGGTTGGCTATCAACGTAAAGGTACTGACTTTAGCTATAATATAAGTGTTAATGGTGCTTATAACCAAAATAAAACATTATCACTGGGTGCCCAATCGCAAACGCCGATAATAGGAGGATATTTTAACAGTTTAAATGGAATCACTTTAACACAGCCAGGAATGCCCATTGGTGCATTTTACGGTTATAATGTAGATCATGTAGCTTCTACCCAGGCACAGATAGACGCGTTAAATGCGGCTGCACGTCAAAAAACAGGCAATCCTAACGCAGTTTATCAGGCTGGATTGTTACCGGGCGACTTTATATTCAAGGATTTGAACAACGATGGTATTGTTGATGATAAAGATCAAAAGATGCTTGGCAGCGCCATTCCTAAGTTTATATATGGTTTTAACGCTGGGGCCTCTTACAAAAACTTTGATCTTAATATCGTTATCTCTGGTGTTCAGGGTGTTCAACTGGTTAACTCGCTTAAATTCAGTACCGAAAATGCTTCAACCGGGCATAATGCATCTACAGCAATCTTAAACAGGTGGAGAAATCCTGGAGATATTGCTGCTTTGCCAAGAGCTGGGCAGAATGTAACGGCAACAGGCAATTTGAGGCCGTCAGACTTTTTTGTTGAGAATGGAGCCTATTTACGTGCACGTAACGTGACCTTAGGTTACACCTTCACCAAAAAGGCTTTGAAAGCCTTCTCAGGTAATGTATTAAGCAATCTTCGGGTGTATGTAGCTGCACAAAATTTATTCACCATTACTGGTTACAAGGGGTACGATCCAGAAATTAGTACACAAACCAATGGTGGAGCAAATGGAGGAGCTGCCGATTATATATTTAATCGCGGAATTGATGATGGGCAGATACCACAGCCACGTACATTTTTGGCAGGTGTACAAGTTGGATTTTAA
- a CDS encoding helix-turn-helix domain-containing protein, producing the protein MIKRVLQNTFSLLNVDYVKLTAKWNYLNVISPYFRIYYIDDGSGEVSDQSGSLKLEPGYLYIIPSFTLCNLHCNGYLSQYFVQFFEESVDGTSLFARNRNVSKIKATQMDIDLFKRLLEINPGRGINRSDDPKIYEKNIFYKEYQELNNMQGLSSYLETQGILLQLMGRLLQPQLHRKHEDRHAPAKIIETVGYILVNLQQELSVSSLASRVNQHPDYFSRLFKTFTGQRPVTYILEKRIERAQYLLATSRLAYSDIATQTGFDNLSYFSKSFKKLTGMSPSAYKKQVYMVGFTL; encoded by the coding sequence ATGATTAAAAGAGTACTGCAAAATACCTTTTCACTACTCAATGTAGATTATGTGAAATTAACGGCAAAATGGAATTACCTAAATGTGATCAGTCCTTATTTCCGGATTTACTATATAGACGATGGAAGTGGTGAGGTATCAGATCAATCGGGGTCTTTAAAGCTTGAGCCTGGATATTTATATATTATTCCCAGCTTTACGCTTTGTAATCTACATTGTAATGGATATTTAAGCCAGTATTTTGTGCAGTTTTTTGAAGAATCTGTAGACGGGACTTCTCTATTTGCGAGAAACCGCAATGTTTCAAAAATTAAGGCTACACAGATGGACATTGACCTTTTTAAGCGACTGCTTGAGATAAACCCCGGCCGTGGCATTAATCGGTCTGATGACCCAAAAATTTATGAGAAAAATATTTTCTACAAAGAATATCAGGAGTTGAACAATATGCAGGGTTTATCCAGTTACCTTGAAACCCAGGGCATACTGCTCCAGTTGATGGGACGTTTGCTCCAACCCCAGTTACACCGTAAACATGAGGATCGGCATGCCCCAGCCAAAATAATTGAAACGGTTGGTTATATCCTTGTAAATTTGCAGCAGGAATTATCTGTAAGCAGTCTTGCCTCCCGTGTTAATCAGCACCCCGATTATTTCTCTCGTTTATTTAAAACTTTTACCGGCCAACGCCCGGTTACCTACATTCTTGAAAAACGGATTGAGCGGGCACAGTATTTATTGGCCACCAGTCGGCTTGCCTATTCAGATATTGCAACACAAACCGGATTCGATAATCTCTCCTACTTTTCAAAATCCTTTAAAAAACTTACAGGCATGTCTCCCAGTGCCTATAAAAAACAGGTTTACATGGTAGGTTTCACATTATAA
- a CDS encoding alpha-L-fucosidase C-terminal domain-containing protein — protein sequence MVKIVTEIGEWTKIYGEGIYATRPWKVYGEGPSTIKSNQTKGHFGGLTDTREYQSSDIRYTTKGKDLFAFCLNVPQADIKMELLGKNSKYLDKPISSVTLLGTKEKLNWTQTDGSLVIKKPKNYPTWLVTGFKIEFKK from the coding sequence GTGGTTAAAATTGTAACAGAAATAGGCGAATGGACCAAGATTTATGGAGAAGGAATTTATGCAACCAGGCCTTGGAAAGTATATGGAGAAGGTCCTTCTACCATTAAGTCGAACCAGACGAAAGGCCATTTTGGTGGCTTAACCGATACACGGGAATACCAATCTTCAGATATCCGATACACCACCAAAGGGAAAGACCTGTTTGCATTTTGTTTAAATGTTCCACAAGCGGATATAAAAATGGAATTATTGGGAAAAAATTCTAAATATCTCGATAAACCGATTAGCTCCGTTACCCTCTTGGGCACTAAAGAAAAGCTAAACTGGACGCAAACTGATGGTTCACTGGTGATCAAAAAGCCAAAAAATTACCCTACCTGGTTGGTAACAGGATTTAAAATAGAATTTAAAAAATAA
- the fucP gene encoding L-fucose:H+ symporter permease yields the protein METKRSTLAVILITSLFFLWGFAHNLDPILIPHLKRSFTLTTVQATLVDSAVFIAYFIMALPAGIIMKKYGYKSGIIIGLLIFSVGCYLFLPAAQVQSYNFFLAALFIIACGLTILETAANPYITLVGKPETSTFRLNLAQSFNGLAASLAPIIGGKLILVEGVSDGALAKMDLAARKSVLASEAASVQGPYFVLGSILVILAVIFYFIKLPDIRTNNEGRTKRSFWGVFKHKQLSWAIAAQFFYVGAQVSVFSLFILYATKSAGITEKEATYYLGVCGFAFLIGRFFTTFLMRFFKAHHLLVTYAFISILLCFVAIMASGITTVYAVIGICFFMSVMFPTIFSLGIKDLKEDTELGSSLIIMSIVGGAILPRFFGYLSDGTGNIQNGYYIPLACFAVIMLFGLKGQKITRNDIINQPNEIL from the coding sequence ATGGAAACTAAGCGCTCCACACTGGCGGTAATATTGATTACCTCACTGTTCTTTTTATGGGGATTTGCCCATAACCTTGATCCAATATTGATTCCGCATTTAAAACGGTCATTTACCCTTACTACTGTGCAGGCAACACTTGTAGATTCGGCTGTTTTTATTGCTTATTTCATTATGGCCCTGCCTGCAGGTATCATCATGAAAAAATATGGCTATAAAAGCGGAATCATTATCGGCCTTTTGATATTTTCGGTCGGGTGTTATCTATTTTTACCTGCCGCTCAGGTACAGTCTTACAATTTTTTTCTGGCTGCACTTTTTATTATTGCATGTGGACTAACCATTCTGGAAACGGCGGCGAACCCCTATATTACACTAGTTGGAAAACCAGAAACCTCTACTTTCAGATTAAACCTTGCTCAGTCTTTTAATGGTCTTGCAGCTTCACTGGCACCCATCATTGGAGGTAAATTGATATTGGTAGAGGGCGTGTCTGATGGTGCACTTGCAAAGATGGATCTGGCCGCAAGAAAATCGGTACTGGCATCAGAAGCAGCTTCCGTACAGGGACCCTATTTTGTACTCGGAAGCATATTAGTCATACTGGCTGTTATATTCTATTTTATCAAATTGCCAGATATCCGAACAAATAATGAAGGGCGCACTAAACGAAGTTTTTGGGGTGTTTTCAAGCATAAACAATTGTCGTGGGCAATAGCCGCACAGTTTTTTTACGTCGGGGCGCAAGTATCTGTATTTAGTCTGTTTATTCTTTATGCAACCAAATCGGCAGGTATTACCGAAAAAGAGGCAACATATTATTTAGGTGTATGCGGTTTTGCGTTTCTGATAGGGCGTTTTTTTACCACTTTTCTAATGCGCTTTTTTAAGGCCCACCATTTACTGGTTACCTATGCTTTTATCAGCATACTACTCTGCTTTGTTGCCATAATGGCTTCTGGCATCACAACGGTGTATGCTGTTATTGGCATCTGCTTTTTTATGTCAGTTATGTTTCCCACTATCTTCTCTTTGGGTATAAAAGATCTTAAAGAGGATACGGAACTGGGCAGTAGTTTAATTATCATGTCAATTGTGGGCGGTGCAATACTCCCGCGCTTTTTTGGATATTTAAGCGATGGAACAGGCAATATCCAAAATGGATATTATATACCGCTTGCTTGTTTTGCTGTGATTATGCTATTTGGTTTAAAAGGGCAAAAAATTACAAGAAACGATATAATTAATCAACCTAACGAAATTTTATAA
- a CDS encoding L-rhamnose mutarotase: MKRYCLALDLVDDEKLIAEYEAYHVNGWPEIKRSITDSGILDMEIYRISNRLFMVMETCDDFSFEKKALMDASNPRVEEWETLMWKYQQALPFAKPGEKWVLMKNIFQLNG; encoded by the coding sequence ATGAAAAGATACTGTTTGGCCCTTGATCTAGTTGATGATGAGAAACTTATCGCAGAATATGAAGCTTACCATGTTAATGGATGGCCTGAAATTAAGCGTAGCATAACCGATTCGGGCATACTAGACATGGAAATCTACCGCATTTCCAACCGCTTGTTTATGGTGATGGAAACATGCGACGATTTCAGTTTCGAAAAAAAGGCGCTTATGGATGCTTCCAATCCGCGGGTAGAGGAGTGGGAAACGCTGATGTGGAAATACCAGCAGGCACTGCCCTTTGCAAAACCAGGAGAAAAGTGGGTGTTAATGAAAAATATATTCCAGTTAAATGGTTAA